From a single bacterium genomic region:
- a CDS encoding sigma-54 dependent transcriptional regulator, with translation MPRVLIIDDDRNLRFALRRILDANSYNIDEAGTGEEGLALVQSQSYDVILLDLRMPGMSGIEVLEKLRAVDPRTPVVMMTAFGTTDTAIQAIKMGAFDFVLKPFEIDEIQRVVARAVESYRLMTRRVEVAEDETPATDADADTLIGRSRPMQEVYKQIGRVAQTDASVLITGPSGSGKELVARAIYQHSKRAGRPFLAVNCAAIPEGLLESELFGHERGAFTSADHRRLGKFERADKGTLFLDEIGDMSPMTQAKILRVLQEGVIERVGGAETIEVDVRVIAATHRDLPRMAQEGTFREDLYYRLNTFTINLPPLAERPEDIPLLVRYFIDRACRHDGRPGVHVLPETMDKLMAHQWRGNVRELENVINRALIVTTGNALLPESIVLSDAGSLAARAVLPAGDEQLLDLLFERLVARYSRNPDDPILSVLEREMLARAMKHENGNQVQAARLLGISRQTLRNRLADEESTLPDEGM, from the coding sequence ATGCCTCGAGTGCTCATCATCGACGACGACCGCAATCTGCGCTTTGCGCTCCGCCGCATTCTCGACGCCAACTCCTACAACATCGACGAGGCCGGCACCGGCGAGGAGGGGCTGGCGCTGGTGCAGTCGCAGTCCTATGACGTCATCCTGCTTGATCTGCGCATGCCCGGCATGTCCGGCATCGAAGTCCTCGAGAAACTGCGCGCGGTCGATCCGCGCACGCCGGTGGTGATGATGACCGCCTTCGGCACCACCGACACCGCCATCCAGGCGATCAAGATGGGCGCCTTCGATTTCGTGCTGAAACCCTTCGAGATCGACGAGATCCAGCGCGTGGTCGCCCGCGCCGTCGAGTCGTACCGCCTCATGACCCGCCGCGTCGAGGTCGCCGAGGATGAGACCCCTGCGACGGACGCCGATGCCGACACGCTCATCGGACGTTCCCGCCCGATGCAGGAAGTCTACAAGCAGATCGGGCGGGTCGCGCAGACCGATGCCTCGGTCCTGATCACCGGCCCCTCCGGCTCGGGCAAGGAGTTGGTGGCGCGCGCCATCTACCAACACTCCAAACGCGCCGGACGGCCGTTTCTCGCCGTCAATTGCGCCGCCATCCCCGAGGGGCTTCTGGAAAGCGAGCTCTTCGGCCATGAGCGCGGCGCGTTCACCTCCGCCGATCATCGCCGTCTCGGCAAGTTCGAACGCGCCGACAAGGGGACGCTTTTCCTCGATGAGATCGGCGACATGAGCCCGATGACGCAGGCGAAGATTCTGCGCGTTCTCCAGGAGGGTGTGATCGAGCGCGTCGGCGGCGCCGAGACCATCGAAGTCGATGTCCGCGTCATCGCCGCCACCCATCGCGACCTGCCGCGGATGGCGCAGGAGGGGACCTTCCGCGAGGATTTGTACTACCGGCTCAACACCTTCACCATCAATTTGCCGCCGCTGGCCGAACGTCCCGAAGACATTCCGCTTCTGGTGCGCTACTTCATCGACCGCGCCTGCCGTCATGACGGCCGCCCCGGCGTGCATGTTCTGCCGGAGACCATGGACAAATTGATGGCCCACCAGTGGCGCGGCAATGTGCGCGAGCTGGAAAACGTCATCAACCGCGCCCTGATCGTCACCACCGGCAACGCGCTATTGCCCGAGTCGATCGTGCTCTCCGATGCCGGCAGTCTGGCGGCGCGCGCCGTTCTCCCCGCCGGCGATGAACAGCTGCTCGATCTGCTCTTTGAGCGGTTGGTCGCCCGCTACTCGCGCAATCCCGATGATCCCATTCTGAGCGTGCTCGAACGGGAAATGCTCGCGCGCGCGATGAAACACGAAAACGGCAATCAGGTCCAGGCCGCGCGTTTGCTCGGGATTTCCCGCCAAACCCTCCGCAACCGCCTGGCGGACGAAGAGTCCACGCTGCCCGACGAAGGCATGTGA